One window of Haloarchaeobius salinus genomic DNA carries:
- a CDS encoding VOC family protein has translation MTHDVPIRVDHVGIAVESVADAEPVLLALGCEKMNDETVEDRFRWVYYRLGDASRVELIEPIEDDSFLTTFLAENGPGLHHVTLEVADLDAVADSLEAEGLRVVDRAEFDTWTEAFVSPANPTGTLFQLMEYHEDYPEGRDPPEELFVNGGRVEEVTSA, from the coding sequence ATGACCCACGACGTGCCCATCCGGGTCGACCACGTCGGCATCGCCGTCGAATCGGTGGCCGACGCCGAACCCGTCCTGCTCGCGCTCGGCTGCGAGAAGATGAACGACGAGACCGTCGAGGACCGCTTCCGCTGGGTGTACTACCGCCTCGGCGACGCCTCGCGGGTCGAGCTCATCGAGCCCATCGAGGACGACAGTTTCCTCACGACGTTCCTCGCCGAGAACGGGCCGGGGCTGCACCACGTCACGCTCGAGGTGGCGGATCTCGACGCCGTCGCGGACTCGCTTGAGGCCGAGGGGCTCCGCGTCGTCGACCGCGCCGAGTTCGACACCTGGACGGAGGCGTTCGTCTCGCCGGCCAACCCGACCGGCACCCTGTTCCAGCTGATGGAGTACCACGAGGACTACCCCGAGGGCCGCGACCCGCCCGAGGAGCTGTTCGTCAACGGCGGCCGCGTCGAGGAGGTGACCAGCGCATGA
- the paaI gene encoding hydroxyphenylacetyl-CoA thioesterase PaaI, translating to MSDDAAEDDIPSEVRERIESDPYCEKLGIELVDLGPGTATLELTIAEDMLNFHGTPHGGAVYSLADAAFAAASNSHGTTAVALETNMSYLDAVEVGDTLRAEARESHMAGRTAEYQIPVTADGERVATFRGRVYRFVD from the coding sequence ATGAGCGACGACGCCGCCGAGGACGATATCCCGTCGGAGGTGCGCGAGCGCATCGAGTCCGACCCGTACTGCGAGAAGCTCGGCATCGAACTCGTCGACCTCGGCCCCGGCACCGCGACACTGGAGCTGACCATCGCCGAGGACATGCTGAACTTCCACGGGACGCCCCACGGCGGCGCGGTGTACTCGCTCGCCGACGCCGCCTTCGCCGCCGCGTCGAACTCCCACGGCACGACGGCGGTGGCGCTCGAGACCAACATGAGCTACCTCGACGCCGTCGAGGTCGGCGACACGCTCCGCGCCGAGGCCCGGGAATCGCACATGGCCGGCCGGACCGCGGAGTACCAGATCCCCGTCACCGCCGACGGCGAGCGGGTCGCGACCTTCCGGGGTCGCGTGTACCGCTTCGTGGACTGA
- a CDS encoding RidA family protein, with translation MRRTHVSSGTEWESTVGYSRAVRVGDRVVVSGTTATDAEGDIVGEGDPHAQAMRAFRNVESALKEADAELSDVVRTRMFVADADDWEQVGSAHGEFFADVRPAATMVEVAGFVDDAMLVEVEAEAVVTG, from the coding sequence ATGCGACGGACACACGTCTCCTCCGGCACGGAGTGGGAATCGACGGTCGGCTACTCGCGGGCGGTCAGGGTCGGCGACCGGGTCGTCGTCTCCGGAACCACCGCGACTGATGCCGAGGGCGACATCGTCGGCGAGGGCGACCCGCACGCCCAGGCGATGCGGGCGTTCCGGAACGTCGAGTCGGCGCTGAAAGAGGCGGACGCCGAGCTCTCGGACGTGGTCCGGACACGGATGTTCGTCGCGGACGCCGACGACTGGGAGCAGGTCGGCAGCGCCCACGGCGAGTTCTTCGCCGACGTGCGGCCAGCGGCGACGATGGTCGAGGTGGCGGGCTTCGTCGACGACGCGATGCTGGTCGAGGTGGAGGCGGAAGCCGTCGTGACTGGGTGA
- the paaK gene encoding phenylacetate--CoA ligase PaaK has protein sequence MTYNDIETASRDELTELQNERLQQTVQHVYDNVPWYRETFEEAGIAPEDIESVDDISKLPFTTKEDIRDNYPDDLFAVDHSELRRVHASSGTTGKPKIVAYTEDDLGVWHEVMARSLYAAGVREGDMVQNSYGYGLFTGGLGFHDGVEELGACVIPTGGGNTARQLDMLQDMESDVLSCTPSYCLYLAEYAEEHDIDIKDLPLERVVIGAEPFTDPMREEIEEALDVTAVDVYGLSEIIGPGVSIECEEAQDGLHLWEDHFYPEIVDPQTGEVLDEGEEGELVVTSLTKQAFPMIRYRTGDMTRLNYEECECGRTIVRMDNITGRADDLLIVRGVNVYPSQIEEVMVDMADVAPYYRIDLYREGSLDTMELTVEHDESYDGTHEELERDIESKLKDVLDVKPDEIEVVGPGVIERTEVGKVKRVFDHREEE, from the coding sequence ATGACATACAACGACATCGAAACCGCGTCACGCGACGAACTCACCGAACTGCAGAACGAACGGCTCCAGCAGACCGTCCAGCACGTCTACGATAACGTGCCGTGGTACCGGGAGACCTTCGAGGAGGCGGGCATCGCCCCCGAGGACATCGAGAGCGTCGACGACATCTCGAAGCTCCCGTTCACCACGAAGGAGGACATCCGCGACAACTACCCGGACGACCTGTTCGCGGTGGACCACAGCGAGCTCCGGCGCGTCCACGCCTCCTCCGGCACGACGGGCAAGCCGAAGATCGTCGCCTACACCGAGGACGACCTCGGGGTCTGGCACGAGGTCATGGCCCGCTCGCTGTACGCGGCGGGCGTCCGCGAGGGCGACATGGTCCAGAACTCCTACGGCTACGGGCTGTTCACGGGCGGTCTCGGCTTCCACGACGGCGTCGAGGAGCTCGGAGCCTGCGTCATCCCGACGGGCGGCGGCAACACGGCCCGCCAGCTCGACATGCTCCAGGACATGGAGTCCGACGTGCTCTCGTGTACCCCGTCGTACTGCCTCTACCTCGCGGAGTACGCCGAGGAGCATGACATCGACATCAAGGACCTCCCGCTCGAGCGCGTCGTCATCGGTGCGGAGCCGTTCACGGACCCGATGCGCGAGGAGATCGAGGAGGCGCTCGACGTGACCGCCGTGGACGTCTACGGCCTCTCCGAGATCATCGGTCCGGGTGTCTCCATCGAGTGCGAGGAGGCACAGGACGGCCTGCACCTCTGGGAGGACCACTTCTACCCGGAGATCGTCGACCCGCAGACCGGCGAGGTGCTCGACGAGGGCGAGGAGGGCGAGCTGGTCGTCACGTCGCTCACGAAGCAGGCGTTCCCGATGATCCGCTACCGCACCGGCGACATGACCCGCCTGAACTACGAGGAGTGCGAGTGTGGCCGCACCATCGTCCGGATGGACAACATCACCGGGCGGGCGGACGACCTGCTCATCGTCCGCGGCGTCAACGTCTACCCGAGCCAGATCGAGGAGGTCATGGTCGACATGGCCGACGTCGCGCCGTACTACCGCATCGACCTCTACCGCGAGGGCTCTCTCGACACGATGGAGCTGACCGTCGAGCACGACGAGTCCTACGACGGCACCCACGAGGAGCTCGAACGTGACATCGAGAGCAAGCTCAAGGACGTCCTCGACGTGAAGCCCGACGAGATCGAGGTCGTCGGCCCGGGCGTCATCGAGCGCACCGAGGTCGGGAAGGTCAAGCGCGTCTTCGACCACAGGGAGGAGGAGTAG
- a CDS encoding ABC transporter ATP-binding protein, producing MSLLELEDVHAGYGETEVLSGVTMDVEEGEVVTLVGRNGVGKTTTLRSIVGVVEPTAGEIRFHGEDITGSPSEAVARDGIGFVPEERRVFPGLTVTENLKMGRFGGADTAHRRSVEDIWELDAFENLRERKDSRGTDLSGGEQQMLAIARALVAGADLLLLDEPTEGLAPIIVERVADLVTELNEEGITVLLVEQNVAVASALADRVYILDKGEIVYEGTPEELDANEEVRDRHLGVSM from the coding sequence GTGAGCCTGCTCGAACTGGAGGACGTCCACGCGGGCTACGGCGAGACGGAGGTGCTCTCCGGCGTCACGATGGACGTCGAGGAGGGCGAGGTCGTCACGCTCGTCGGCCGCAACGGCGTCGGCAAGACGACGACGCTGCGGAGCATCGTCGGCGTGGTCGAACCGACCGCCGGCGAGATCCGGTTCCACGGCGAGGACATCACCGGCTCGCCGTCGGAGGCGGTCGCGCGGGACGGCATCGGGTTCGTCCCCGAGGAGCGCCGGGTGTTCCCCGGCCTCACCGTCACGGAGAACCTGAAGATGGGCCGCTTCGGCGGGGCGGACACCGCCCACCGCCGGAGCGTCGAGGACATCTGGGAGCTCGACGCCTTCGAGAACCTCCGTGAGCGCAAGGACAGCCGGGGCACCGACCTCTCCGGCGGCGAACAGCAGATGCTCGCCATCGCACGGGCGCTGGTCGCCGGAGCGGACCTGCTGCTGCTCGACGAGCCGACGGAGGGGCTCGCCCCCATCATCGTCGAGCGCGTCGCAGATCTCGTCACGGAGCTCAACGAGGAGGGTATCACGGTCCTGCTCGTCGAGCAGAACGTCGCGGTGGCCTCGGCACTGGCCGACCGCGTCTACATCCTCGACAAGGGCGAGATCGTCTACGAGGGGACGCCCGAGGAGCTGGACGCGAACGAGGAGGTCCGCGACAGACACCTCGGCGTCAGCATGTGA
- a CDS encoding ABC transporter ATP-binding protein, whose amino-acid sequence MATADDATTTFGTGEVVLETNGLTRRFGELTAVDDLDIEVERGEFRSIIGPNGAGKTTLFNLISGALLPSEGSVIFDGEDVSHLRPHERVHRGIGRSFQITNVFGGLTVRENVRLAAQAVLRERSPVDNAFRHKDSFDDLNGRTDDVLSRIGLGERGHEQASTLAYGDRRRLEIGLVLATDPQLVMLDEPTAGMSADETRETMELIGEVLGDRTVLLIEHDIELVMNASDRITVLNRGEELATGPPAAVADNEQVQQAYLGGGVL is encoded by the coding sequence ATGGCGACCGCAGACGACGCCACGACGACGTTCGGCACCGGCGAGGTGGTGCTCGAGACGAACGGCCTGACCCGTCGCTTCGGCGAACTCACCGCCGTCGACGACCTCGACATCGAGGTCGAGCGCGGCGAATTCCGGAGCATCATCGGCCCGAACGGGGCGGGCAAGACGACCCTGTTCAACCTCATCTCGGGGGCACTGCTCCCGAGCGAGGGCTCCGTCATCTTCGACGGCGAGGACGTCTCGCACCTGCGCCCACACGAACGGGTCCACCGCGGCATCGGGCGCTCGTTCCAGATCACGAACGTCTTCGGCGGACTGACCGTACGCGAGAACGTCAGACTCGCCGCGCAGGCGGTGCTCCGGGAGCGCTCGCCGGTCGACAACGCGTTCCGGCACAAGGACTCGTTCGACGACCTGAACGGACGGACCGACGACGTGCTCTCCCGCATCGGGCTCGGCGAACGCGGCCACGAGCAGGCCAGCACGCTGGCCTACGGCGACCGTCGCCGGCTCGAGATCGGCCTCGTACTCGCGACCGACCCACAGCTCGTCATGCTCGACGAGCCGACCGCCGGCATGAGCGCCGATGAGACACGCGAGACGATGGAGCTCATCGGCGAGGTGCTCGGCGACCGGACGGTGCTGCTCATCGAACACGACATCGAACTCGTCATGAACGCGTCCGACCGCATCACGGTGCTGAACCGCGGGGAAGAGCTGGCGACCGGGCCGCCGGCGGCCGTCGCCGACAACGAGCAGGTCCAGCAGGCCTACCTCGGTGGTGGTGTGCTGTGA
- a CDS encoding ABC transporter permease, with protein MLDLPLVTAGATLDQLINGLTVGMVYVLLAAGLSIIFGVMDVINFAHGELLALGAYFGVAITTAGVGNFWIALLVAPLAVAVLGAGMERLTIRPLYGRDPLYHILLTFGLVLIFVDAIELVWGTQPLGTLDVGALAGTITVLGFQKTLYSYFVIVAGSAVALGSWLVLERTRFGLVVRAGSMDREMVRHLGIDIDRYYTLVFAFGAFLAAFGGVILAGRQSVGPGMGGSVIIPAFIVVVLGGLGSFRGAVVGGLLVGVVEVFVQWQLPFLSGLVVFMLMIGVLLVRPQGLFGSPEWHDPGEGGELLTAAGSGVLTGRQRRLIGLGVVALLLVAPLGIGVLYGPFYVNTIVVDILIWALFALSLDLVMGYTGLVSLGHVLFYGLGAYATVLFALYLVPSIWLALLAGIVVAALIAWVVGYLSIRVSGVYFSMITLAFAELFASLSLKMPGLRTELNPTLDSLGLPTIPPLSNGEDGIGAEAFHYGISSGPEFGDVSLLGEIHLYYYVIVALVIGSYLVSRRLIDAPFGSVLQAIRESEQRASFLGYDTTAYKRRAFVISGALAGLAGGLRATQNLGRASPGFLDWLLSGEVIVMTLLGGMGTLYGPMVGAAGYLSLEELLLGVGVEQWQGVLGIVFVLFVIFVPRGIVSIPSLVKQRVDASSEAPPEGEPTEVSD; from the coding sequence ATGTTAGACCTGCCCCTGGTCACGGCCGGTGCCACACTCGACCAGCTCATCAACGGGCTCACGGTCGGGATGGTGTACGTCCTCCTCGCAGCCGGGCTGTCCATCATCTTCGGCGTGATGGACGTCATCAACTTCGCCCACGGCGAGCTGCTAGCCCTGGGTGCGTACTTCGGTGTCGCCATCACGACAGCCGGTGTGGGCAACTTCTGGATCGCGCTGCTCGTCGCACCGCTCGCGGTGGCGGTGCTCGGGGCCGGGATGGAACGACTGACCATCCGCCCGCTGTACGGCAGGGACCCGCTGTACCACATCCTGCTGACGTTCGGGTTGGTGCTCATCTTCGTCGACGCCATCGAGCTCGTGTGGGGCACACAGCCTCTCGGGACGCTCGACGTCGGCGCGCTCGCCGGCACGATCACCGTACTCGGCTTCCAGAAGACGCTGTACAGCTACTTCGTCATCGTCGCCGGGTCAGCCGTCGCCCTCGGTTCGTGGCTCGTCCTCGAACGAACCCGGTTCGGGCTCGTCGTCCGCGCCGGGTCGATGGACCGCGAGATGGTCCGTCACCTCGGCATCGACATCGACCGCTACTACACGCTCGTCTTCGCGTTCGGGGCGTTCCTCGCCGCCTTCGGTGGCGTCATCCTCGCCGGCCGGCAGTCGGTCGGACCGGGGATGGGTGGCTCCGTCATCATCCCGGCGTTCATCGTCGTGGTGCTCGGCGGCCTCGGGAGCTTCCGCGGCGCGGTCGTCGGCGGCTTGCTCGTCGGCGTCGTGGAGGTGTTCGTGCAGTGGCAGCTCCCGTTCCTCTCGGGGCTCGTCGTGTTCATGCTGATGATCGGCGTCCTGCTCGTCCGGCCGCAGGGGCTGTTCGGCAGTCCGGAGTGGCACGACCCCGGCGAAGGGGGTGAACTGCTCACGGCCGCCGGGAGCGGCGTGTTGACCGGGAGACAGCGGCGGCTCATCGGGCTGGGGGTGGTCGCGTTGCTGCTCGTCGCCCCGCTCGGTATCGGGGTCCTCTACGGCCCGTTCTACGTGAACACCATCGTGGTCGACATCCTCATCTGGGCGCTGTTCGCGCTCAGCCTCGACCTCGTGATGGGCTACACCGGCCTCGTCTCGCTGGGGCACGTGCTGTTCTACGGCCTCGGTGCGTACGCGACGGTGCTGTTCGCGCTGTACCTGGTGCCCTCGATATGGCTCGCGCTGCTGGCCGGCATCGTCGTCGCGGCGCTCATCGCGTGGGTCGTCGGCTACCTCTCGATCCGGGTCTCGGGGGTGTACTTCTCGATGATCACGCTCGCGTTCGCCGAACTGTTCGCCAGCCTGTCGCTGAAGATGCCCGGGCTTCGCACCGAACTCAACCCGACGCTCGACTCGCTCGGCCTGCCGACGATTCCGCCGCTGAGCAACGGCGAGGACGGCATCGGTGCCGAGGCGTTCCACTACGGCATCTCGTCCGGCCCGGAGTTCGGCGACGTCTCCCTGCTCGGGGAGATACACCTGTACTACTACGTCATCGTCGCGCTCGTGATCGGCTCGTACCTCGTCTCCCGGCGGCTCATCGACGCGCCGTTCGGGAGCGTGCTGCAGGCCATCCGCGAGTCCGAACAGCGCGCGTCGTTCCTCGGCTACGACACGACCGCGTACAAGCGCCGTGCGTTCGTCATCAGCGGCGCGCTCGCGGGGCTGGCCGGGGGACTGCGTGCGACCCAGAACCTCGGGCGCGCCTCGCCCGGCTTCCTCGACTGGCTGCTGTCGGGCGAGGTCATCGTCATGACCCTGCTCGGCGGGATGGGCACGCTGTACGGCCCGATGGTCGGCGCGGCTGGCTACCTCTCGCTGGAGGAACTGCTGCTCGGCGTCGGCGTCGAGCAGTGGCAGGGCGTGCTCGGCATCGTGTTCGTCCTGTTCGTCATCTTCGTCCCGCGTGGCATCGTCTCGATCCCGTCGCTGGTGAAACAGCGGGTCGACGCCTCGTCGGAGGCACCGCCCGAGGGTGAACCCACGGAGGTGTCCGACTGA
- a CDS encoding ABC transporter substrate-binding protein, with translation MARGTSNRKQRTNNKGESSGFGSRRNFLRATAGASALGLAGCLDNIGGGGGGSETVTYGVVSPMSGAYSSLAPGQRNGAKLAIRTLQEDDDFDFDIEGVYADGQTEDTASVQAAERLVQEDGANFIMGNISSSVALAMNEFAADEQVIYNPGAAAVPITGANCNDYVFRTETNTAQIAEAVSEYTVNNLGTDVWFHIADYAYGTSVQNRVTQRMEEANSDLNVVGSTASQLGSSNFDTYISEIDNSDAEVVVIGMTGGDLINFTAQAVEAGITEDKDIMAPTMTFQVVRGALGSAAYGLYGGVRYIADLDNPANNTFREAYMDMEENESGAPPDNFARVGYQSIMMTAEGIKEAGSTNVDDVIDALEGLEMDSILGTNQFRACDHQALNPTWMGQCVEPDSGEMADVELLSKVEGPDAMIPCEETECSL, from the coding sequence ATGGCACGGGGTACCAGTAATCGCAAGCAGCGCACCAACAATAAAGGGGAGTCGAGTGGGTTCGGGTCCCGTCGTAACTTCCTTCGAGCCACGGCCGGGGCGAGTGCCCTCGGACTGGCAGGCTGTCTCGACAACATCGGTGGTGGTGGAGGCGGCTCGGAAACAGTCACCTACGGCGTCGTCAGTCCGATGTCCGGCGCGTACAGCAGTCTCGCACCCGGCCAGCGCAACGGCGCGAAACTCGCCATCCGGACCCTGCAGGAGGACGACGACTTCGACTTCGACATCGAGGGGGTCTACGCGGACGGCCAGACGGAGGACACAGCCTCGGTGCAGGCCGCCGAGCGGCTCGTCCAGGAGGACGGCGCGAACTTCATCATGGGGAACATCTCCAGCTCCGTCGCGCTGGCCATGAACGAGTTCGCCGCCGATGAACAGGTCATCTACAACCCGGGGGCGGCCGCGGTCCCCATCACGGGTGCGAACTGCAACGATTACGTCTTCCGGACCGAGACGAACACGGCACAGATCGCAGAGGCCGTCTCGGAGTACACGGTCAACAACCTCGGGACGGACGTCTGGTTCCACATCGCGGACTACGCGTACGGGACCTCGGTCCAGAACCGGGTGACCCAGCGGATGGAGGAGGCGAACTCGGACCTGAACGTCGTCGGGAGCACGGCCTCGCAGCTCGGTTCCTCGAACTTCGACACGTACATCTCCGAGATCGACAACTCCGACGCCGAGGTGGTGGTCATCGGCATGACCGGCGGCGACCTCATCAACTTCACCGCACAGGCCGTCGAGGCCGGCATCACCGAGGACAAGGACATCATGGCCCCCACGATGACGTTCCAGGTCGTCCGGGGCGCGCTCGGGTCGGCCGCGTACGGGCTGTACGGTGGTGTCCGCTACATCGCCGACCTCGACAACCCCGCGAACAACACGTTCCGCGAGGCGTACATGGACATGGAGGAGAACGAGTCCGGCGCGCCGCCGGACAACTTCGCCCGCGTCGGGTACCAGTCCATCATGATGACCGCGGAGGGCATCAAGGAGGCCGGTTCGACCAACGTCGACGACGTCATCGACGCGCTGGAGGGGCTGGAGATGGACTCCATCCTCGGCACCAACCAGTTCCGGGCCTGCGACCACCAGGCGCTCAACCCGACGTGGATGGGCCAGTGTGTCGAACCGGACTCCGGCGAGATGGCGGACGTCGAGCTGCTCTCGAAGGTCGAGGGCCCCGACGCGATGATCCCCTGCGAGGAGACCGAGTGCTCACTGTAA
- a CDS encoding NAD-dependent epimerase/dehydratase family protein → MSDSTVLVTGGTGFIGSYVAKDLLDHGHDVVAYDLSTDPRILEKLGIADEVEIRRGDVSDPTDVVNAVAETDTTHIVHLAALLTNTAESNPRAAMQVNVEGTNNIFEAARTLSDQVERVAWASSAAVYAPPANYDDGGDWWVTEDDLVYPDTLYGATKEYNEHQARVYNEEFGVDHVAIRPTVAYGPYRETGGSAFLANIVEKPAVGESFSVEYGDQEIDWQHVEDIAQAFRLAAFTPESDLSQRVYNVRGELASIREAAETVESIMPDAEIEVSDEGELPWTQRLDMTAFQEDTGYEVEYDLESGFRRYIDVLREEAGLEPL, encoded by the coding sequence ATGTCGGACTCGACCGTCCTAGTCACTGGTGGTACCGGATTCATCGGTTCGTACGTCGCGAAGGACCTGCTCGACCACGGGCACGACGTGGTGGCGTACGACCTGTCGACGGACCCGCGCATCCTCGAGAAGCTGGGTATCGCCGACGAGGTGGAGATTCGCCGCGGCGACGTGAGCGACCCGACCGATGTGGTCAATGCGGTCGCCGAGACGGACACGACGCACATCGTGCATCTCGCCGCATTGCTGACGAACACGGCGGAGTCGAACCCGCGGGCGGCGATGCAGGTGAACGTCGAGGGGACGAACAACATCTTCGAGGCCGCGCGAACGCTTTCGGACCAGGTCGAGCGTGTCGCGTGGGCGTCTTCGGCGGCGGTGTACGCGCCGCCGGCGAACTACGACGACGGCGGGGACTGGTGGGTGACCGAGGACGACCTGGTCTACCCGGATACGCTGTACGGCGCGACCAAGGAGTACAACGAGCACCAGGCACGGGTGTACAACGAGGAGTTCGGCGTCGACCACGTCGCCATCCGGCCCACCGTGGCGTACGGCCCGTACCGCGAGACCGGGGGGTCGGCGTTCCTGGCGAACATCGTCGAGAAGCCGGCGGTGGGCGAGTCCTTCAGCGTCGAGTACGGCGACCAGGAGATCGACTGGCAGCACGTCGAGGACATCGCGCAGGCGTTCCGGCTGGCGGCGTTCACGCCCGAGTCGGACCTCAGCCAGCGGGTGTACAACGTCCGGGGCGAGCTGGCGTCCATCCGCGAGGCGGCCGAGACAGTCGAGTCCATCATGCCCGACGCGGAGATCGAGGTGAGCGACGAGGGCGAACTGCCGTGGACCCAGCGCCTGGACATGACCGCGTTCCAGGAGGACACCGGGTACGAAGTCGAGTACGACCTCGAGTCCGGCTTCCGGAGGTACATCGACGTGCTCCGCGAGGAGGCCGGCCTCGAACCGCTGTAA